The Flavobacterium praedii genome window below encodes:
- the kdsB gene encoding 3-deoxy-manno-octulosonate cytidylyltransferase, whose product MKIIAVIPARYASTRFPAKLMQDLGGKTVILRTYEAAINTRLFDDVFVVTDSDLIYNEIVSNGGKAIRSIKEHESGSDRIAEAVENLDVDIVVNVQGDEPFIDKEPLEKVIAVFRNEESKQVDLASLMREIKEENEINNPNNVKVVVDQNSFALYFSRSVIPYPREKNVGVRYMQHIGIYAFRKQALLDFYSLPMKSLEASEKLEQLRYLEFGKRIKMVETTHIGIGIDTAEDLEKARKMI is encoded by the coding sequence ATGAAAATAATAGCAGTCATTCCCGCCCGTTACGCATCTACACGATTTCCAGCAAAACTCATGCAGGATTTAGGAGGTAAAACGGTAATCCTTCGAACCTATGAAGCAGCTATAAATACTCGATTGTTTGATGATGTGTTTGTAGTAACCGATTCAGATTTAATTTATAATGAAATTGTTTCCAACGGTGGAAAAGCCATTCGAAGCATCAAAGAGCACGAATCCGGAAGCGATCGAATTGCTGAAGCTGTAGAAAATCTAGACGTTGATATTGTTGTGAATGTGCAAGGGGATGAACCCTTTATAGACAAAGAGCCATTAGAAAAAGTGATAGCAGTTTTTAGAAATGAGGAATCAAAACAAGTTGATTTGGCTTCTTTAATGCGTGAAATAAAAGAGGAGAACGAAATCAACAACCCAAATAATGTTAAAGTAGTTGTCGATCAAAACTCATTTGCCTTATACTTTTCACGATCTGTGATTCCGTATCCAAGAGAAAAAAATGTAGGCGTTCGTTATATGCAACATATCGGTATTTATGCTTTTAGAAAACAAGCATTGTTGGACTTTTATAGTTTACCAATGAAATCATTGGAAGCCTCCGAAAAATTAGAGCAATTGCGCTATCTCGAATTTGGAAAACGAATCAAAATGGTTGAAACCACTCATATTGGAATAGGAATTGACACTGCTGAAGACTTGGAAAAAGCGAGAAAGATGATTTGA
- a CDS encoding helix-turn-helix transcriptional regulator: protein MVNTDDFIKRLEIILEYYSLNASSFADKIGVQRSSMSHLLSGRNKPSLDFILKIIDFFPDVDLYWILNGKGTFPKSVAIENLSNDITDSNTSTPIDLFTPISNSHEPIVDQSKFKQMIRPDENENKDEIEKIVFFYKNGTFKIFSSQFS, encoded by the coding sequence ATGGTAAACACGGATGATTTCATAAAAAGATTGGAAATTATACTTGAATATTACAGTCTTAATGCCTCTTCATTTGCAGACAAAATTGGCGTGCAACGTTCTAGTATGTCTCACCTTCTCTCTGGTAGAAACAAACCTAGTTTAGATTTTATATTAAAGATTATCGATTTTTTCCCTGATGTAGATTTATATTGGATACTAAATGGTAAGGGAACTTTTCCTAAATCAGTTGCTATTGAAAATTTGAGTAATGACATAACAGATAGCAATACTTCTACTCCAATTGATTTGTTTACTCCTATTTCGAATTCGCATGAACCAATTGTTGATCAATCAAAATTTAAACAAATGATAAGGCCTGATGAAAATGAAAATAAGGATGAAATTGAAAAAATTGTATTCTTTTATAAAAATGGCACATTTAAAATTTTCTCATCTCAGTTCTCCTGA
- a CDS encoding potassium channel family protein, which yields MKSILKKLLLGKAVRETKSKFNPLEKRFQNIKAIWNNDHEDDNGLEKIVRLFLSSSQLLFPGIYIKYFAHKKGVEYEDLALDFYVLLKVCFPLMILINHWQEYHWVVVILVYVFLETVFYIPTLIFASDMFSRPRSYKRSMLLLFFNYLEISFAFAVLYSCGNYLNKPFYHWFDAIYFSIITSSSIGYGDYHPVTTIGKFLVTTQALLFLFFVVLFLNFFSAKIKSKGYFDHDNQD from the coding sequence ATGAAATCAATACTAAAGAAGTTATTATTGGGTAAAGCTGTTAGAGAAACGAAATCTAAATTTAATCCTTTAGAAAAACGATTTCAAAACATTAAGGCGATTTGGAATAATGATCATGAAGACGATAATGGATTGGAAAAAATTGTACGATTATTTCTTTCCTCTTCTCAATTGCTTTTTCCTGGAATTTACATTAAATATTTTGCCCATAAAAAAGGAGTTGAGTATGAAGATTTAGCATTGGATTTTTATGTATTACTCAAAGTTTGTTTTCCATTAATGATTTTAATCAACCATTGGCAAGAATATCATTGGGTTGTTGTGATTTTAGTTTATGTCTTTTTGGAGACCGTTTTTTACATTCCAACACTTATTTTTGCTTCCGATATGTTTTCAAGACCACGTTCTTATAAACGTTCCATGCTTTTGCTATTTTTTAATTATCTGGAAATTTCGTTTGCTTTTGCTGTTTTATATTCTTGTGGTAATTATTTAAACAAACCTTTTTATCATTGGTTTGACGCCATCTATTTTAGCATCATAACCTCTTCTTCCATTGGATATGGAGATTATCATCCCGTAACAACCATTGGTAAATTTCTAGTAACTACACAAGCTTTATTATTCCTATTTTTTGTAGTACTTTTTCTTAATTTTTTCTCTGCAAAGATTAAATCTAAAGGCTATTTTGATCATGACAATCAAGATTGA
- a CDS encoding Lrp/AsnC family transcriptional regulator, translating into MSKFRLDEVDHQILDMLIDNTRVPFTDIAKKLLISAGTVHVRVKKMEDAGIIMGSSLVLDYDKLGYSFIAYVGVFLNNTSQTKFVLERINEIPFVTVASVTTGKFNIFCKIRAKDTKHAKDVIFMIDDIEGVYRTETMISLEESINDKKRLMHTIFKEM; encoded by the coding sequence ATGAGTAAGTTTCGTTTAGATGAAGTAGATCACCAGATTTTAGATATGTTGATAGACAACACAAGAGTTCCGTTTACTGACATCGCTAAAAAATTATTGATTTCAGCTGGAACGGTTCATGTTAGAGTTAAAAAAATGGAAGATGCCGGTATTATAATGGGTTCTTCTTTAGTTCTTGATTACGATAAATTAGGATATTCATTTATAGCATATGTAGGTGTATTTCTTAATAATACTTCTCAAACAAAATTTGTTTTAGAGCGAATCAATGAAATCCCTTTTGTAACTGTTGCATCTGTTACTACTGGTAAATTCAATATTTTTTGCAAAATTAGAGCAAAAGACACAAAACATGCTAAAGATGTTATTTTCATGATAGATGATATCGAAGGTGTTTATAGAACAGAAACAATGATTTCTCTTGAAGAAAGTATAAATGATAAAAAGCGTTTGATGCATACTATTTTTAAAGAAATGTAA
- a CDS encoding 1-acyl-sn-glycerol-3-phosphate acyltransferase: MKKQIYKWIFHNVMGWKIEGSLDEEIKKSVLMVMPHTSWHDFYVAMFCRGALDLDINWIGKKELFRFPFGYFFKYLGGAPLDRTGGLNKVESIANIYKSRETFRLGVSPEGTRKKVEQLKTGFYYIAITAHVPIIPISINFEKKIVAIGNPFYPTGSIDSDLIILKKHFIDAKGKIPEKGFKVT, from the coding sequence ATGAAGAAACAAATATATAAATGGATTTTTCACAACGTAATGGGTTGGAAAATTGAAGGAAGTCTTGATGAAGAAATAAAAAAATCAGTATTAATGGTAATGCCACATACGAGTTGGCATGATTTTTATGTAGCTATGTTTTGCAGAGGGGCTTTAGATCTTGATATTAATTGGATTGGTAAAAAAGAATTATTCCGTTTTCCTTTCGGTTATTTTTTTAAATACTTAGGAGGCGCACCTTTAGATAGAACTGGTGGTTTAAATAAGGTAGAATCCATAGCAAATATATATAAGTCAAGAGAAACATTTCGTTTGGGCGTATCACCAGAAGGAACACGCAAAAAAGTAGAACAACTTAAAACCGGTTTTTATTATATCGCTATTACCGCACATGTTCCAATTATTCCAATATCTATAAATTTTGAAAAAAAAATAGTAGCAATAGGAAATCCATTTTATCCTACTGGTTCAATTGATTCTGATTTAATTATTTTGAAGAAACACTTTATTGATGCAAAAGGTAAAATTCCAGAAAAAGGATTTAAAGTAACTTAA
- a CDS encoding DNA-deoxyinosine glycosylase, whose translation MTIHSFPYFINSKTEILILGTMPGVVSLVKQEYYANPRNHFWKIIYTLFDILPIPETFEEKIQLLQYNKIGLWDVLENCERKGSLDIHIKNKKENDFEMLFKEFPSITKIIFNGKQSHAFFYKRFGQIEGITYYVMPSTSPANTMSFENKLKIWSTCFE comes from the coding sequence ATGACGATACACTCTTTTCCATATTTCATCAATTCAAAAACTGAAATTTTAATTTTAGGTACTATGCCTGGAGTTGTGTCGCTTGTCAAACAAGAATATTATGCTAATCCGCGAAATCATTTTTGGAAAATAATTTACACCCTTTTTGACATATTACCAATTCCTGAAACTTTTGAAGAAAAAATTCAATTGCTTCAATATAATAAAATTGGTTTATGGGATGTTTTAGAAAATTGTGAAAGAAAAGGAAGTTTAGACATTCACATCAAGAATAAAAAGGAAAATGATTTTGAAATGCTATTCAAAGAATTTCCATCTATTACCAAAATAATTTTCAATGGAAAACAAAGTCATGCTTTTTTTTATAAAAGATTCGGACAAATAGAAGGCATCACTTATTATGTGATGCCTTCGACTAGTCCTGCAAATACAATGTCTTTTGAAAACAAGTTGAAAATTTGGTCAACTTGCTTTGAGTAA
- a CDS encoding M14 family metallopeptidase — translation MNLEQLFDQNKENTIQGRYITLENIEPLLNNKSLKKDVKIIGKSVLGQPIYSYQKGNGKLKIYLWSQMHGNESTTTKALFDFINVLNNGSDLVEKLLETFTFYCIPMLNPDGAKAYTRVNANNIDLNRDSQNLTQPESQVLRNIFEELKPDYCFNLHDQRTIFGVDDTGKPATVSFLAPSYNEEREINDSRLKAINLIAGINDVLQKYIPGQVGRFDDSFNLNCIGDTFQYMGVPTVLFEAGHFPNDYDREITRKCIFISLISSFIILSENDVVSNRNDKYLNIPQNNVVFFDFMYKNVKINYDGIEIITNFVAQYKEELIDNKIIFNAYIVEVGDLKGYFGHFEYDAKEATYFDAFSNYPKENQIANFNFDKKVFFVNGLLKK, via the coding sequence ATGAATTTAGAACAACTATTCGATCAAAATAAAGAAAATACAATTCAAGGTCGTTATATTACATTAGAAAATATCGAACCCTTATTGAACAATAAATCCCTAAAAAAGGATGTAAAAATAATTGGGAAATCTGTTTTAGGACAACCCATTTACAGCTACCAAAAAGGAAACGGTAAACTTAAAATTTATCTTTGGTCGCAAATGCACGGAAACGAAAGCACAACGACAAAAGCGCTTTTTGACTTCATAAACGTATTAAACAATGGATCCGACTTAGTCGAAAAACTATTGGAAACTTTTACTTTTTATTGCATTCCAATGTTAAATCCCGATGGGGCCAAAGCCTATACAAGAGTAAATGCGAATAATATAGATTTAAATCGTGATTCCCAAAACCTTACTCAACCTGAAAGTCAAGTTTTAAGAAATATTTTTGAAGAATTAAAACCTGATTATTGTTTCAATCTTCATGATCAACGTACAATTTTTGGTGTTGATGATACCGGAAAACCTGCAACAGTTTCGTTTTTAGCACCATCCTATAATGAAGAAAGAGAAATTAATGATTCTCGATTGAAAGCAATTAATTTAATTGCAGGTATAAATGACGTCTTGCAAAAATACATTCCTGGTCAAGTTGGCCGTTTTGATGATTCTTTTAACCTTAATTGCATAGGAGATACATTTCAATATATGGGTGTACCTACGGTTTTATTTGAAGCTGGACATTTTCCTAATGATTACGATAGAGAAATAACAAGAAAATGCATCTTCATATCTTTGATTTCAAGTTTTATCATTCTTAGCGAAAACGATGTAGTTAGCAATAGAAATGATAAATATTTGAACATTCCTCAGAATAATGTCGTTTTTTTTGATTTTATGTATAAAAATGTCAAAATAAATTATGATGGTATCGAAATAATCACGAATTTTGTAGCTCAATATAAAGAAGAGTTAATTGACAATAAAATAATTTTTAATGCTTACATAGTTGAAGTAGGTGATTTGAAAGGATATTTTGGACATTTTGAGTATGATGCGAAAGAAGCAACTTATTTTGATGCATTTTCAAATTATCCAAAAGAAAATCAAATAGCAAATTTCAATTTTGATAAAAAAGTATTTTTCGTTAATGGGTTATTAAAAAAATAA
- a CDS encoding phosphoenolpyruvate carboxylase: MYTLPKIERFNQNVLSKYHIYNSVFITLPFDSVDNTGVLLPIFSDLCDNGFKKQETPTEIFDFFSEKYLTDATEKDKINLMFYFIQYIERQIVLFDAIEDAAFPVVNNMEGRGSLRDIKERSDVKNNKEELIHFLENFNVRTVLTAHPTQFYPGPVLGIINDLTDAIRSNNLLDIKQLLAQLGKTPFIQNEKPNPYDEAISLIWYLENVFYNTSGEMVHYLQKNVFEGESIKNPLIKLGFWPGGDRDGNPFVTTEITLKVAERLRTSILKCYYIEIRNLKRKLTFPVVDTLVMELEQKLYRSVFYSKGEIFITLEEFETQLNKIKTIIVEQHQSLYVDQIDALLIRLNLFGFHFASLDIRQNSKIHQSVFYDIVDYYSKSKTNIFPNNYFQLSEDEKIEVLSGVKGNLDSADFENEMTKSTIDSIHAIKTIQEKNGEFGANRYIISNNESALNVMETFSLFKLCDWEHATVDVIPLFESVDDLQNAHLVMEKLYSNPEYSRHLVHRENKQTIMLGFSDGTKDGGYLMANWSIYKAKEALTEISRKYGIHAIFFDGRGGPPARGGGKTHKFYASLGPNIENNEIQITIQGQTISSNFGTLDSCRYNLENLLSAGVANQVFNKGQNKLTSEEKETLDQIADLGYDKYLSFKNHPKFIPYLEQMSTLKYYAKTNIGSRPSKRSKSENLDFADLRAIPFVGSWSQLKQNVPGFFGVGSALKYFEDTNQWDKVQDLYNNSLFVKTLLENSMMSLAKSFFPLTAYMSKDPEFGAFWQIIYDEFLETKRLLLKIAGHKELMENYPDGIASIKMRERIVLPLLTIQQYALLKINELNKKENPDLDLIGVYEKIVTRSLFGNTNASRNSA; the protein is encoded by the coding sequence ATGTACACATTACCAAAAATAGAACGTTTTAACCAAAATGTTTTATCAAAATACCATATATACAACAGTGTTTTTATAACATTACCTTTTGATTCTGTTGACAATACAGGTGTGTTATTACCTATTTTCAGTGATTTATGTGATAATGGATTCAAAAAACAAGAAACACCAACGGAAATTTTTGATTTCTTTTCTGAAAAATATTTGACAGATGCCACTGAAAAAGATAAAATAAATTTGATGTTTTATTTTATTCAATACATTGAACGTCAAATTGTTTTGTTTGATGCTATAGAAGATGCCGCTTTTCCAGTAGTAAATAATATGGAAGGTAGAGGATCACTTCGTGATATCAAAGAAAGATCTGATGTGAAAAATAATAAAGAAGAGTTAATACATTTTTTAGAAAATTTTAATGTTCGCACTGTATTAACTGCACATCCAACCCAGTTTTATCCTGGTCCTGTTTTAGGTATCATAAACGATTTAACCGATGCTATTAGAAGTAACAACTTATTGGATATCAAACAACTATTGGCTCAATTGGGGAAAACTCCTTTTATTCAAAATGAGAAACCCAATCCTTATGACGAAGCCATTAGTTTAATTTGGTATCTCGAAAATGTGTTTTATAACACATCTGGTGAAATGGTACATTATTTACAAAAAAATGTTTTTGAAGGCGAATCAATAAAAAACCCATTGATTAAACTTGGCTTTTGGCCTGGTGGTGACCGTGATGGAAATCCATTTGTTACAACCGAAATTACTTTAAAAGTAGCCGAAAGATTGAGAACTTCAATTTTGAAATGTTATTATATCGAAATCCGTAATCTAAAACGTAAACTTACCTTTCCTGTTGTAGATACTTTAGTTATGGAATTAGAACAAAAGCTATACCGATCTGTTTTTTATTCTAAAGGAGAGATTTTTATAACTTTAGAAGAATTTGAAACTCAGCTAAACAAAATTAAAACCATTATAGTTGAACAACATCAATCATTATATGTTGATCAAATTGATGCGCTTCTTATCCGATTGAATCTGTTTGGTTTTCATTTCGCTTCTTTGGATATTAGACAAAATAGTAAAATTCACCAATCTGTATTTTATGATATTGTAGATTACTATTCAAAATCTAAAACCAATATATTTCCTAATAATTACTTTCAATTATCAGAAGATGAAAAAATAGAAGTACTTTCTGGAGTAAAAGGAAATTTGGATTCTGCTGATTTTGAAAATGAAATGACAAAATCTACGATAGATTCAATACATGCTATAAAAACTATTCAAGAAAAAAATGGTGAATTTGGTGCAAACCGATATATCATTAGCAATAATGAAAGTGCCTTAAATGTTATGGAAACTTTTTCATTATTTAAACTGTGTGATTGGGAACATGCAACTGTCGATGTAATCCCTTTATTTGAATCAGTTGATGATTTACAAAATGCCCATTTGGTAATGGAAAAATTATATTCAAATCCTGAATATTCCAGACATTTAGTTCATAGAGAAAACAAACAAACTATAATGCTTGGTTTTTCTGATGGTACAAAAGATGGTGGATATTTAATGGCAAACTGGAGTATCTATAAAGCCAAAGAAGCGCTTACTGAAATTTCTAGAAAATACGGAATTCATGCTATTTTCTTTGATGGACGTGGTGGACCACCAGCTCGAGGAGGAGGAAAAACACATAAATTTTATGCTTCGCTTGGACCTAATATTGAAAATAATGAAATTCAAATTACAATTCAAGGACAAACTATTAGTTCAAATTTTGGAACTTTAGATTCTTGTCGCTATAATTTGGAAAATCTATTAAGTGCTGGTGTAGCAAATCAAGTTTTCAATAAAGGACAAAACAAACTGACTTCTGAAGAAAAAGAAACTTTAGACCAAATTGCTGATTTAGGTTATGATAAATATTTAAGTTTCAAAAACCATCCAAAATTTATTCCTTACTTGGAACAAATGAGTACATTGAAATATTATGCCAAAACAAATATTGGTAGTAGACCTTCAAAACGAAGTAAATCTGAGAATCTCGATTTTGCTGATTTGCGTGCTATTCCATTTGTTGGATCTTGGAGTCAATTAAAACAAAATGTTCCTGGATTTTTTGGTGTAGGATCAGCTTTAAAATATTTTGAAGATACAAATCAGTGGGATAAGGTTCAAGATTTATATAATAATTCTTTGTTTGTAAAAACATTGTTAGAAAATAGTATGATGTCTTTGGCTAAATCATTTTTTCCTTTAACAGCTTATATGAGTAAGGATCCTGAATTTGGAGCTTTTTGGCAAATTATTTATGATGAATTTTTAGAAACCAAACGTTTGTTATTGAAAATTGCAGGGCATAAAGAACTTATGGAAAATTATCCTGATGGTATAGCTTCTATTAAGATGAGAGAGCGTATTGTGTTGCCATTGTTGACAATACAACAATATGCTTTGTTAAAAATTAATGAATTAAATAAAAAAGAGAACCCTGATTTAGACTTGATCGGTGTGTATGAAAAAATAGTAACTCGATCTCTTTTTGGAAATACAAATGCTAGTAGAAATTCAGCTTAA
- the recQ gene encoding DNA helicase RecQ → MTTEILHAKLKESFGFEKFRPNQEDIINCILSGKDTLAIMPTGGGKSICFQLPALVLPGITIVISPLIALMKDQVDSLKANGIAACFINSSQSSDEQQSHIQNLKDNKLKLVYVAPESLSYLENAFAQITVSLIAIDEAHCISAWGHDFRPAYTNLGYLKNRFPSTPILALTATADKATRTDICNQLNLNNPKTFVASFDRKNLSLEVRPALDRVKQIIDFIKTKPNESGIVYCLSRKTTEELAAKLQKIGIKAKAYHAGLENKMRSITQDEFINDDCQVVCATIAFGMGIDKSNVRWVIHYNLPKNIEGYYQEIGRAGRDGLPSETVLFESYGDMIQLQKFASEGLNADVQLAKLERMKQYADALSCRRKILLSYFGELVSENCGNCDICKNPPAFFDGTIIAQKALSAIIRLHESEALPVIVDFLRGSKNASIYDKGYQNLKTYGVGTDISWYDWNQYIIQLINLGYCEIAFHQQNKIKLTPFAKKVLFDGEKVQLTTVQKMDKQKTEIKERVSKTVANSLFEVLRKLRSEIAKEEEVPAYIIFNDATLKQMEIHRPMSDDEFLAIDGVGKAKLEKYGDAFIKAIIEFQKNKTIKPKKGNSTYKETLELFQSGMTVEDIALKRKLGVPTIVSHLAKLYSDGHPIDLKIYINEQEILKIADAKIKLDSPSALKPYFDFFEEQLSYDKIRVGLAIIEKEQIAL, encoded by the coding sequence ATGACAACAGAAATATTACACGCCAAACTCAAAGAGAGTTTTGGGTTTGAAAAATTCAGACCCAATCAAGAAGATATTATCAATTGTATCCTTTCAGGAAAAGATACTTTGGCAATAATGCCAACTGGAGGAGGAAAATCAATTTGTTTTCAACTACCAGCATTAGTATTACCAGGAATCACAATAGTTATTTCACCACTAATTGCCTTGATGAAAGATCAAGTAGATAGCCTAAAAGCCAACGGAATAGCAGCTTGTTTTATTAACAGTAGTCAGTCTAGTGATGAACAACAATCGCATATTCAAAATTTAAAAGACAATAAATTAAAGTTGGTTTATGTAGCTCCAGAGAGTTTGTCTTATTTAGAAAATGCTTTTGCTCAAATTACTGTCAGCCTAATTGCTATTGATGAAGCCCATTGTATTTCAGCTTGGGGTCATGACTTTAGACCAGCTTATACGAATTTGGGGTATTTAAAAAACCGCTTCCCTTCTACTCCAATCTTAGCTTTGACTGCAACTGCAGATAAAGCAACCCGTACGGATATTTGTAATCAATTAAATTTAAATAATCCCAAAACTTTTGTTGCTTCATTCGATAGAAAAAATTTAAGTCTGGAAGTTAGACCTGCTTTGGATCGAGTGAAACAAATCATTGATTTTATTAAAACTAAACCTAATGAATCAGGAATTGTTTATTGTTTAAGCAGAAAGACTACCGAAGAACTTGCTGCAAAATTGCAAAAAATCGGCATTAAAGCAAAAGCCTATCATGCAGGTTTAGAAAACAAAATGCGTTCTATAACTCAAGATGAATTTATAAATGATGATTGTCAAGTGGTTTGTGCTACTATTGCTTTTGGAATGGGAATCGACAAATCGAATGTCCGATGGGTAATACATTATAATTTGCCTAAAAATATTGAGGGTTATTATCAAGAAATTGGAAGAGCTGGTAGAGATGGCTTACCATCCGAAACTGTATTGTTCGAAAGTTACGGTGATATGATTCAGTTGCAAAAATTTGCATCCGAAGGATTGAATGCAGATGTACAATTGGCAAAACTCGAAAGAATGAAACAATACGCTGATGCCTTGAGTTGTCGCCGAAAAATATTGCTTTCTTATTTTGGAGAATTGGTTTCTGAAAATTGTGGAAACTGTGATATTTGCAAAAATCCTCCAGCTTTTTTTGATGGGACAATTATTGCACAAAAAGCATTATCTGCCATTATCCGTTTACATGAATCGGAAGCGTTACCCGTAATTGTTGATTTTTTGAGAGGATCTAAAAATGCTTCGATTTATGACAAAGGCTATCAAAATTTAAAAACCTATGGAGTTGGTACTGATATTTCTTGGTATGATTGGAATCAATATATTATTCAATTAATTAATTTGGGATATTGTGAAATTGCCTTTCATCAACAGAACAAAATAAAATTAACTCCTTTTGCAAAAAAAGTATTATTTGATGGAGAAAAAGTACAATTGACTACTGTGCAAAAAATGGATAAACAAAAAACTGAAATTAAAGAACGAGTAAGTAAAACTGTTGCAAATTCGCTTTTTGAAGTTTTAAGAAAACTACGTTCAGAAATTGCCAAAGAAGAAGAAGTTCCTGCTTATATTATTTTTAATGATGCCACTTTGAAACAAATGGAAATTCATCGACCAATGAGTGATGATGAATTTCTTGCAATAGATGGAGTTGGAAAAGCTAAACTCGAAAAATATGGTGACGCCTTTATAAAAGCGATTATTGAATTTCAAAAAAATAAAACTATCAAACCTAAAAAAGGAAATTCTACTTACAAAGAAACTTTAGAATTATTTCAAAGTGGGATGACCGTTGAAGATATTGCATTAAAAAGAAAATTGGGAGTACCAACTATAGTTTCACATTTAGCCAAATTATACAGTGATGGACATCCAATAGATTTGAAAATTTATATTAATGAACAAGAAATTTTAAAAATTGCTGATGCAAAAATAAAATTGGATTCTCCTTCTGCCCTGAAACCGTATTTTGATTTTTTTGAAGAACAACTTTCGTATGATAAAATTAGAGTTGGTCTAGCAATTATTGAAAAAGAACAAATAGCACTTTAA
- a CDS encoding DinB family protein, producing the protein MNSNQLPINEYSKFNSTYIKALDNVELFEELEISLHDFIKFIQNIPLDKFDYSYAEGKWTIKEIIQHIIDAERIFAYRALRISRNDKTPLPGFEENDYVVNTNAKSRSIQELLTEFSAVRHSNLLMFKSFSGEQLARIGIASENEVSVRALGFLIIGHMKHHQKVFAERYL; encoded by the coding sequence ATGAATTCAAATCAATTGCCAATTAATGAATATTCAAAATTCAATTCAACATATATAAAAGCTCTTGATAATGTTGAATTATTTGAAGAATTAGAAATAAGTTTACACGATTTCATCAAATTTATCCAAAATATTCCATTGGATAAATTTGATTATAGTTATGCTGAAGGCAAATGGACGATTAAAGAAATTATTCAGCATATTATTGATGCCGAAAGAATTTTTGCTTATCGAGCACTAAGAATTTCTAGAAACGACAAAACACCTTTACCAGGATTTGAAGAAAATGATTATGTTGTCAATACTAATGCAAAAAGTAGAAGTATTCAAGAATTATTAACAGAATTTTCAGCGGTACGACATTCTAACTTATTAATGTTCAAAAGTTTTTCAGGAGAACAATTAGCTAGAATTGGAATTGCCTCGGAAAATGAAGTTTCGGTAAGAGCATTAGGTTTTTTGATTATTGGTCACATGAAACATCATCAAAAAGTTTTTGCAGAAAGATATTTGTAA
- a CDS encoding spermidine synthase, which translates to MLRKLLSYLIPIKIYKTKSTLSKTIEVTWANGELVLDSENTNYSYGSLQRILRKGLMHFGFEKIAKMEHILVLGVAGGSVIKTLVDEIHFEGQITGVDIDKEIIKIANEYFKLYEIKNLNIVIDDAFEFVLKTKDRYDLIIIDIFQDTTMPNFLFEKFFINRICFLLKSKGLVLFNTMCLTAGDNFRNQNFIKDFDDVNFKIQSIPRIELHNELIIIEKLE; encoded by the coding sequence ATGCTTCGGAAATTATTAAGTTACCTAATACCAATTAAAATATACAAAACTAAATCAACTTTAAGTAAAACCATTGAAGTTACATGGGCGAATGGTGAGTTGGTACTCGATTCTGAAAATACTAACTATTCTTATGGAAGTTTGCAGCGTATTTTAAGAAAAGGGTTAATGCATTTTGGATTTGAAAAAATTGCTAAAATGGAGCATATCTTGGTTTTAGGAGTTGCTGGCGGAAGTGTCATTAAAACACTGGTAGATGAAATTCATTTTGAAGGGCAAATCACAGGAGTAGATATTGATAAGGAAATAATAAAAATTGCAAACGAATATTTTAAACTTTACGAAATCAAAAACTTAAACATAGTTATAGATGACGCGTTTGAGTTTGTTTTGAAAACAAAAGATAGATATGATTTGATAATCATCGATATTTTTCAAGACACTACAATGCCAAATTTTTTGTTCGAAAAGTTTTTTATCAATCGAATTTGTTTTTTACTTAAGAGCAAAGGATTAGTACTTTTTAATACGATGTGTTTGACAGCAGGGGATAATTTTAGAAATCAAAATTTCATTAAAGATTTTGATGATGTGAATTTCAAAATTCAGTCTATACCCAGAATCGAATTGCACAATGAATTGATTATTATTGAAAAATTGGAATGA